A portion of the bacterium genome contains these proteins:
- a CDS encoding SDR family oxidoreductase: LAESLDSPVYLQCDLENFELVRKTVRHAAEALEGLDALIQAAGTSGDDRFWKCAAPGNYDKLQQIDQAAFDEMMAVNTRGTLAACQEAALWLRKNGGGNILFVRSIDGIKPVPSPIHFASSTAAAKGMMEAMSKELGNYNIRVNIIALGILEGGASRKLSHEVKDAYLKHCSLGRYGRAEEVAELATWMAIQNTYVTGQVIILDGGL, encoded by the coding sequence ACTTGCTGAGAGTCTGGACTCACCGGTCTATTTGCAATGCGACCTGGAGAATTTCGAGCTGGTTCGCAAAACGGTGCGTCATGCCGCAGAGGCTCTGGAAGGTCTGGATGCATTGATTCAGGCGGCCGGCACATCCGGCGATGACCGCTTCTGGAAGTGCGCTGCTCCGGGCAACTACGATAAGCTGCAACAGATTGACCAGGCCGCTTTTGATGAGATGATGGCAGTCAATACGCGTGGAACTCTGGCCGCATGCCAGGAAGCGGCGTTGTGGCTGCGAAAAAATGGGGGTGGCAATATTCTGTTTGTTCGCTCCATCGATGGAATCAAGCCGGTTCCCTCCCCCATTCATTTTGCTTCAAGCACCGCTGCCGCAAAAGGGATGATGGAAGCGATGTCGAAAGAGCTAGGCAACTACAATATTAGAGTGAATATCATCGCGCTCGGCATTCTGGAAGGAGGAGCTTCGCGAAAGCTCAGCCACGAAGTAAAGGATGCGTATCTCAAGCATTGTTCGCTGGGAAGGTATGGCCGCGCGGAAGAGGTTGCTGAGTTAGCGACCTGGATGGCCATTCAAAATACATACGTCACAGGACAGGTAATCATTCTCGATGGCGGTTTATAA